The Thermococcus peptonophilus genomic sequence CGTCTCCGAAGGGAACGCGCGTTCACGACGTTGCCTTCTTCGGGGTGGGCAACAACTTCACTGGGGGACTGAGAGAGTTTAGAGCCCTCGACCTCATAAGCGGGAAGTGGGAGGCATTTAAGCCAGGGGGTAGCGTGGACGGGAAACCCTACGAGAGGCCCGAACTCGGGGCAATGGCTTCGGCCTACAACAGGGCCTTCGCCTTCGTCCGCGGTGGTGTCTTCGCAGGCAACCCCTACATGGGCGAGGTATTCACCTTTTACCGCCTCTTAGACTTCCCGACGTTCTACGCCCCCTTCCGCGTGAACGCAATAAACGTCGGTGGAGGAGTACTCACGGCATTCAGCACCCACCACGACGCGTCATACAAAAGGGATTCGCCCGATGCTGGGATATTCTGGGACTTCACGAACACCCTCGTGGGGCCAAGCGTCCTCGTTTACGTTGCTCCGCCGATGGTGAAGATAGTTGGAGCCTTTGGAGCGAGGGTAACGAGCATCGAGAAAATGGGCGGGAAGCTCCTCGTGGCAACTAACACAACACCAAACACCGGCGCTACCGAGGCGACGCCCTTCGACACCGGAAACAGGGATATAGTCGTTCTGGACGAGAAGATACTCCAGGAGAGGCCGCCGGCGGTGAGCTTTTCAGTCTCGCTCGACCTCCTGAGAAAGGCAAGTAAAAGAACCTTTGGGGGCATTCCACTCGACGGATACAGGAGTGCTAGGGCTATATTCTACGTGAAGAACGACGCGAAGCTAAAGATCTACGAGTACGACCTCTCACTTCCGGCGGATACAGCGGAAGAAGAGATCGTTGACCTAAAGGCAGGGAGAAACGTGATCGACCTGAGGACATTCTCCGGAATCGTGGGCTTCGAGCTGGAAAAAGAGGTAAAGGGAAAAGTAAGGATAGAGCTCCTCTGAACTTTCCCTTTCACAGTTTGAACTTGCCGATGATGTCGCGCAGCTTCTCCACGATTGCCTTCAGATCTGTGGCGGCTCTCTGGAGTTCTTCTATTGCCGCTGTTTGTTCCTCAACGGCTGAACTGACTTCTTCTGCCGAGGCAGTCGTCTCCTCAGCCGAAGCAGCCAAATTCTCCAGGGCCTTAAGAGCCTTATCAACCTCCTCCTGCGTCCTAATAATCTGCTCCTTCACGTGCCCAAGGCGTGAACCAGTCTCACTAATCAGCTCGGCAATATTAGTGAGATACTCAGTCGTCTCCCTGAGAGTCTCTGAAGATTCACTGACAACACTAACACCCCTCTGTGTCGCATTCACGGCATCCTTGATCTCCTCAGTCATTTTACCAATGATCTCCTTAATATTATCCGCAGCCTTCTTGCTCTCCTCAGCCAGATTTCTAATCTCCTGGGCGACCACAGCAAAACCCCTACCAGCCTCACCAGCACGAGCAGCCTCAATGGCCGCGTTCAAGGCAAGAAGATTAGTCTGCTCCGCAATCCCAGTAATAACGTTCGTAATCTCCTCAATACTCCTGCTCATCTCATTAACCCTATTGACTGCGGCCTCTATGTTGTCCATCATCTCTTGAATACTCTGAATCTGCTGTGCTGAAACTTCTCCTTTCTCCTTGCCCTCTTCAGCAATGTGAACAACCTCGTTGACGGCCCCTTCAAACTCCTCCATTGCTCTAACGCTTTCCTCACTCATGTCAGCAACTAGTCTCATGCCTTCGGTTATCTCGTTAATGTTCTCCTGCTGGCGCTGGGCTTCAATACTAACCTGCTGCACGGCTTCGTTCACCTGGTTGATAGCCTCAGTAACATCACTAGCTATCTGAGCCAGGACGTTTGCTCTCTTGTCCAATTCGTTTGTAACGTTCACGATTTCACCGATTAGACCTTTGAGCCTGTGGGTTGTGTCCCTCAGATCTTCTAAGACCTCCCTGAGTTCTCCCTTTGCCTCGACGCTGAGGCCGTTGCTTAGATCACCCTCGGCAAGGCGCTCAAGTTTGCTCGCTATGGTGTCCAGGGCCCCCACGAGGTCTTTTCCAACCGATTCAAAGGCCTTTATAAGCGCTCCAATCTCGTCGTCTTCGAGGTACTGTATCCCTCTAAGCTTCTCCCTAACCTCGCTCAGCCTCCCCTCAGCGAGGGCCTGGGCCACGTCACGGAGCTGTTCGAGGGGCTTTAGAGTGTTGTTCAAAGTCCTGTATGCGATTCCCAGGACTATCAGGCCGAAGACCGCCGCAAGAACCGAGCCCAGTAAGGAGGTTTTTATGCCAGAGTCAACTTCCGAGTTTATCTCGCTAGCGACCCTTTCAGTATTTGCTTTTAGAGAGGAATCAATGGCGTTCATCATCGGATCAGTTAGCTCGTTTATGGGAACCGTTGCCAGGACTATCCAGCCGGTCGTTTTCATCCTCTTGTAGCCGCCTATCTTGTCCACTCCTTTGAATGTGTACCTAATCCATCCGGTCTCCTTGTTCTTGTCCAGCTCACCGGCGAGGCTTGCCAGGTTTGGATCGTCGTGGATGTTGAGCTTCTGAACGAGGCTCTCATCGGGGTGAACAATGATGGTGCCGTCTTTGTTCAAAATCGCTATGTAACCTGTCTGGCCTATCTTTATCTGCTTGGCCTGATCTATCAGAGTCGAGACGAAGACATCAACACCAATAACGCCAACAAACTCCCCGTTGATGTAAACAGGCTCAGAGAAAGTAACTATCCATTTGCCCGTTGATGCGTCTTTATAAGGCTCAGTCCACACTGGGCCGTTCTTGTCGACTGCTTCCTTATACCATGGCCTCACGCGGGGATCGTAGCCTTCTGGGAGAGGCTCGTCGGGCCACATGTACATCCCGCCGGTGGTGCTTCCGAAGTAAACGTAGGCCACGTTGGGATCGAGGTTTTTGACCATCTCAAAGCGCTTGAGGAGAAAAGCCTTGAACTGCGGATCGCTTTCGTCGTACTTCGAATACGCCTCCTGGACGTCCTGAAGGGCCACGTCCCCCATCATGCGCATCTTGTCGAAGTAGTCGTCGAAGAGCTTGGCTCCCAGCTCAGCGGCACTTATAGCTATCGTACCGGCCTCATTGGTTACGGGCTCCCGGACGCTCTTCTCCATTTCCTTGGGCAGAACTTCGTTGAGCTGAACGTCGAGTGTTTTGTGAATGTTGTTTCTCATCTTGAGGGTTGCATAACCGACTGTAGCTGAACCAATGAGGAGTGTTACAAGAACAGCGGCTATCACGGTGATAGCTATCTTCTTCCGGAATTGCAATGGGATCACCTCCAATATTGGAAGCTCTAAAATATGACTTCATTTGTTAAATCCCTTTTGTGTAGGGGATTATGTAGGTAATTACGACCCAGAAAAGGGAGAAAGTGTAAAATATAAACAAAGCAGGATGATTCAATCAAGTCAAGAATGAGAGAAAACGTTGTTCCAGCTCATGCTCTCCTCGATGAGCTCCTGAACCGTCAGGGCCTTCTCCCCAACGATTTCTGGCGTGAGCTCTTCAAGCGCCTTGAGGAGTTCTTCTCTTGGAAGCAGCTCCTCATCAAAGATTACGAAGCCGTTCTTGGCGTAGCCGTTGAGGAATATCCTCCACACTCTCTCGTCCTTCTCAAGCTCGTACTGCTTTATAGTTGCTTTTTCCCAGTTTATGTTGCCAAACTTGAAGTCAAGCCTGGTAAGCTTCTTGTTGAAGACCCTCTCTGTCGTCATCTCCCCCCACCTCACTCCTTGTTCAGCCCGAAGTAGTCCTCGATGTCGATGTAGGTCCTTCTGTAGAGCTCGCTGTTCCTCATCTTCTCCACAAACTCCTTGCTCCTGAAGTACTTGTCCTTCTTGTAGTCCCAGTCTGGGTGCAGAGCTTTCCACTCCTCCCAGGTGTAGCTGAACTGGGCCTGCACCTTGTCCCTGTAGAGCTCCGGAATGACGTTGAAGGTACAGAACGGAACTATCCTTCCGTCGGGCATCGCGTAGTGGATGACACAGCGCTCAACCCTCTCGACATCGTAGTTGTACTCGTCCATGAAGTGCATCATACCGACGAAGAGAGCGTTCTGGTGGAACTTTCCTAGGGCGTCGTAGTTGCCGTGCATGAAGGCGTTCTTGATGAGGTCGAGGACTTTGACGCCCTTCGGGGCGTACTTGTCGTCGTAGAAGCTCTTGAACTTCATGAATATCTCAGCACCGAGCTTGAGCTTCTGAAGCTTTCCGAGCTTCTTCCACTGCTCAATCTCCTCGGCTCTGCTCTCAAGGTACTCAACGAAGCCCTCAACGTCGAGGAACCTCGGGATTGGGACGACGCGCTTGTTCTCGCGGTCAAGGAAGACATAGGTAGCGGCACCGCAGGCGAAGTGGCTGGTCATGTAGTAGCGTGAACCCGTGAAGGCCTCGAAGAACCTCGCTATGTGGCCTGCTATCGGAATCGGGTACCAGTCCTCCTTGGCTATAGCCCCGTTGGTCTGCTCCTCGATCCTCTTGATGGCACCCGGTATGGTTATCCTGAACCTCTGGCGCTCCTTCTTCGGAACCCTTCCAACCTGTGAGATTGGCTGGAAGTTGACTCCCCTGACGATGTCGAGGTGGTTGAGACCGAAGTTTATAATCGCGCCGAGCTCGTGGTCGTTGACGTTTCTGATCGTGGTGGGCACGAGGACTATACCCGGCCCGCCGGCCTTCCTCACGTTCTCGAAGATGAGCGGGATCTCCCAGTGGTTCTTCCAGTTAGTCTGCGGGGTCATTCCATCATAGCTCAGGTAGAGGGTGTTGGTTCCGGCTTCCCTTATCTTCTTAACCAGCTCAGGGTCAAAGGCGAGCTTTATTCCGTCGGTGTTTAGCTGGACGTGGTCGTAGCCCTCTTCCTTCGCCATCTTGAGGATTTCGATGAGGTCTTCTCTAAGGGTAGGCTCTCCGCCGGTAAACTGGACTGCGTTGGCACCAATCGGATGCTCCTTCTTCGCGTTCCTGAGCATCATCCTTATCTGCTCAAGGGTCGGCTCGTAAATTGGCTGACCCTCCCTGGCGTAGAAGAAACAGTACCAGCAGCTCAGGTTGCAGCGGTTGGTGAGAACGATGTTGAGCAGACTGGTGTGGGAGCGGTGCCTCGGACAGAGGCCGCAGTCGAGGGGGCAGTTGACACCGGTGTTCGGGACGTTGGCGCTGAAAAGCTCTTTCTCGTCCCACTTCCACCGCTTGAACCTGTAGTACTGTTCAACATCCTCATAATAGAGGTCGGTTATCATTCCCTCAGGGCACTTCTTGGTTATCCAGACCTTACCATCCTTTTCCCAGACGAGAGCTGGGACAACCCTCCTCGTCTCGGGACAGAGTGAGTACGTCCTGTGGGGAAGGTCCCCACCGTAAGTTCTGCTGGCCTTTTTTAGAAGCTCGTAAAACTCCTCTTCGCTTATCTCAGGGAACTCAACAATATCCCTGATCCGCTTAGTGGATTCAGCAAACTCCTTTTCACCGCTGGGAATTTCGCCGATGCTTTCAGCCATAAGGCTTCACCTCTAACTCTGCTTCTGCTTGAGGTTCAATTCGCCAGTATAAAAACTTTTGCGTAAATATGAAGATTTTCCTTCATAGGTATGGGACAAAACTGGGAAGTTCCCTCAGGTTAACGTTAAAAGGAAAGCCGGGAAGTAGAGGCGGTGGTAGAATGCCTGCGCGCGACATGAGGATGGAGATGTTCGTCAGGGCGATAATGAGGAGGGATCTAACCAAGGCGAAAGGCCATATGGAGAAGCTCATTAAGATAGCAGGAAGCGACGAGTGGGGCAGGGGATACGCGAGGGCAGTTGAGGGCATAATGAACGCCGTTAAGGACAACGACACTGATTCCCTGATAGTCCAGCTCTTGACGGACAGCGACAGAGAAAGAGCAAAGGAACTTTTGAGTATGTACTCCGAAATGGCAACGCAGGAGTTCAGGGACGAGTACGAAAAGGGCTATTACACCGCCTGGACAGAGTTTTTGAAGGCCTACCTCAGCCAGAAAACTCTCGCGTGATGAATATGAAAAAGGAAGAGCTGATGAAAAAGCTTGAGGAGAAGATCAGGAACTGCCAGAAGTGCCCGCTTGGAAAGCTGAGAACGAACGCAGTTCCCGGAGCGGGGAGCTACGATGCCAAAGTAATGTTCGTCGGTGAAGCGCCGGGCTACTGGGAGGACCAGAAAGGCCTACCATTCGTCGGCAGGGCTGGGAAGCTTCTCGATGGGCTCCTAGCAGAGATAGGCTTGAGCAGGGACGAGGTGTACATCACCAACATAGTCAAGTGCAGGCCTCCGAACAACCGCGACCCGACGGAGGAAGAGATAAAGGCGTGCTCTCCCTACCTAGACAGGCAGATAGACATAATCAGGCCGAAGATCATAGTCCCGCTCGGAAGGCACTCGATGAACTACCTCCTCCGGAAGTTCGGCTTTGAGCCAGAACCTATAAGCAAGACCCACGGAAAGACCTTCGAGGCACGTACACTCTTCGGGAAAATCGTCATAATGCCGATGTACCACCCTGCGGCGGCCCTCTACAAACCGCCGCTGAGAGAAGAACTGAGGAAGGACTTTCAGAAGTTAAAGACACTTCTGGAAAATCTCTAAACTTTTTGCAGATTTAAAAGTTCCAGCAGAATAAAGCGCAATGTTATCT encodes the following:
- a CDS encoding DUF2139 domain-containing protein, whose amino-acid sequence is MLLRNYRFPGRYGPEWGSGGIFGLRHHNGILYFTLAFEAEAHFMDVKSNEEKTYDFTLVGDAPTSGGDTYNAVETVDEFIYFGGWVHAPAVYREDGRILFNNKYSHVHVYDTAEGSVKLLWKESIHHQTDWAGEVSDIIYDPYGDRILLAREDGHANLGVYSLDRKRGKAEPLITEPSPKGTRVHDVAFFGVGNNFTGGLREFRALDLISGKWEAFKPGGSVDGKPYERPELGAMASAYNRAFAFVRGGVFAGNPYMGEVFTFYRLLDFPTFYAPFRVNAINVGGGVLTAFSTHHDASYKRDSPDAGIFWDFTNTLVGPSVLVYVAPPMVKIVGAFGARVTSIEKMGGKLLVATNTTPNTGATEATPFDTGNRDIVVLDEKILQERPPAVSFSVSLDLLRKASKRTFGGIPLDGYRSARAIFYVKNDAKLKIYEYDLSLPADTAEEEIVDLKAGRNVIDLRTFSGIVGFELEKEVKGKVRIELL
- a CDS encoding methyl-accepting chemotaxis protein, with amino-acid sequence MQFRKKIAITVIAAVLVTLLIGSATVGYATLKMRNNIHKTLDVQLNEVLPKEMEKSVREPVTNEAGTIAISAAELGAKLFDDYFDKMRMMGDVALQDVQEAYSKYDESDPQFKAFLLKRFEMVKNLDPNVAYVYFGSTTGGMYMWPDEPLPEGYDPRVRPWYKEAVDKNGPVWTEPYKDASTGKWIVTFSEPVYINGEFVGVIGVDVFVSTLIDQAKQIKIGQTGYIAILNKDGTIIVHPDESLVQKLNIHDDPNLASLAGELDKNKETGWIRYTFKGVDKIGGYKRMKTTGWIVLATVPINELTDPMMNAIDSSLKANTERVASEINSEVDSGIKTSLLGSVLAAVFGLIVLGIAYRTLNNTLKPLEQLRDVAQALAEGRLSEVREKLRGIQYLEDDEIGALIKAFESVGKDLVGALDTIASKLERLAEGDLSNGLSVEAKGELREVLEDLRDTTHRLKGLIGEIVNVTNELDKRANVLAQIASDVTEAINQVNEAVQQVSIEAQRQQENINEITEGMRLVADMSEESVRAMEEFEGAVNEVVHIAEEGKEKGEVSAQQIQSIQEMMDNIEAAVNRVNEMSRSIEEITNVITGIAEQTNLLALNAAIEAARAGEAGRGFAVVAQEIRNLAEESKKAADNIKEIIGKMTEEIKDAVNATQRGVSVVSESSETLRETTEYLTNIAELISETGSRLGHVKEQIIRTQEEVDKALKALENLAASAEETTASAEEVSSAVEEQTAAIEELQRAATDLKAIVEKLRDIIGKFKL
- a CDS encoding DUF3213 domain-containing protein produces the protein MTTERVFNKKLTRLDFKFGNINWEKATIKQYELEKDERVWRIFLNGYAKNGFVIFDEELLPREELLKALEELTPEIVGEKALTVQELIEESMSWNNVFSHS
- the tes gene encoding tetraether lipid synthase Tes, with protein sequence MAESIGEIPSGEKEFAESTKRIRDIVEFPEISEEEFYELLKKASRTYGGDLPHRTYSLCPETRRVVPALVWEKDGKVWITKKCPEGMITDLYYEDVEQYYRFKRWKWDEKELFSANVPNTGVNCPLDCGLCPRHRSHTSLLNIVLTNRCNLSCWYCFFYAREGQPIYEPTLEQIRMMLRNAKKEHPIGANAVQFTGGEPTLREDLIEILKMAKEEGYDHVQLNTDGIKLAFDPELVKKIREAGTNTLYLSYDGMTPQTNWKNHWEIPLIFENVRKAGGPGIVLVPTTIRNVNDHELGAIINFGLNHLDIVRGVNFQPISQVGRVPKKERQRFRITIPGAIKRIEEQTNGAIAKEDWYPIPIAGHIARFFEAFTGSRYYMTSHFACGAATYVFLDRENKRVVPIPRFLDVEGFVEYLESRAEEIEQWKKLGKLQKLKLGAEIFMKFKSFYDDKYAPKGVKVLDLIKNAFMHGNYDALGKFHQNALFVGMMHFMDEYNYDVERVERCVIHYAMPDGRIVPFCTFNVIPELYRDKVQAQFSYTWEEWKALHPDWDYKKDKYFRSKEFVEKMRNSELYRRTYIDIEDYFGLNKE
- the udg gene encoding type-4 uracil-DNA glycosylase — protein: MKKEELMKKLEEKIRNCQKCPLGKLRTNAVPGAGSYDAKVMFVGEAPGYWEDQKGLPFVGRAGKLLDGLLAEIGLSRDEVYITNIVKCRPPNNRDPTEEEIKACSPYLDRQIDIIRPKIIVPLGRHSMNYLLRKFGFEPEPISKTHGKTFEARTLFGKIVIMPMYHPAAALYKPPLREELRKDFQKLKTLLENL